The following coding sequences lie in one Anguilla rostrata isolate EN2019 chromosome 8, ASM1855537v3, whole genome shotgun sequence genomic window:
- the ntaq1 gene encoding protein N-terminal glutamine amidohydrolase isoform X2: MEQNSKAYFPVRTENNVTLSEENVWKLCEHVKIQNEGTFDHIYAVFISNERRMIPIWRQKSSRGNQPVIWDYHVILLHKSPTEQSFIYDLDTTLPFPCQFDVYVKEAFQSEEFLKPAFWRKFRVIPADTYLKKFASDRSHMKDATGAWRMPPPPYPCIETAESKMNLDDFICMDSHVGCGNVYTLTEFVHQFGKM; this comes from the exons ATGGAACAGAATTCCAAGGCGTATTTTCCCGTACGGACTGAAAATAATGTAACGTTAAG TGAGGAAAACGTTTGGAAGCTGTGTGAACATGTCAAAATTCAGAACGAAGGCACCTTCGACCACATTTACGCAGTTTTCATATCCAACGAAAGGAGAATG ATCCCTATTTGGAGACAGAAATCGAGCCGCGGAAACCAGCCAGTAATTTGG GATTATCATGTTATTCTACTACACAAAAGCCCCACGGAGCAAAGCTTTATTTATGACTTAGACACCACCCTTCCCTTTCCCTGTCAATTTGATGTTTATGTGAAAGAAGCCTTCCAGTCAGAGGAGTTTTTAAAGCCAGCTTTCTGGAG GAAATTCAGAGTTATTCCTGCAGACACATACCTGAAGAAGTTTGCTTCTGATCGGTCACATATGAAAGATGCCACTGGGGCTTGGCGAATGCCTCCACCTCCATACCCCTGTATAGAAACAGCAG aATCAAAGATGAACCTTGATGACTTCATCTGCATGGACTCCCATGTGGGATGTGGAAATGTCTACACTCTAACTGAATTTGTTCACCAGTTTGGGAAGATGTAA
- the ntaq1 gene encoding protein N-terminal glutamine amidohydrolase isoform X1, whose amino-acid sequence MQKDDIPEQYASTDYVPVTLSRPECMYTSCYCEENVWKLCEHVKIQNEGTFDHIYAVFISNERRMIPIWRQKSSRGNQPVIWDYHVILLHKSPTEQSFIYDLDTTLPFPCQFDVYVKEAFQSEEFLKPAFWRKFRVIPADTYLKKFASDRSHMKDATGAWRMPPPPYPCIETAESKMNLDDFICMDSHVGCGNVYTLTEFVHQFGKM is encoded by the exons ATGCAGAAGGATGACATACCGGAGCAATACGCTTCAACAGATTACGTTCCAGTCACTCTGTCTAGGCCAGAATGCATGTACACTAGCTGCTACTG TGAGGAAAACGTTTGGAAGCTGTGTGAACATGTCAAAATTCAGAACGAAGGCACCTTCGACCACATTTACGCAGTTTTCATATCCAACGAAAGGAGAATG ATCCCTATTTGGAGACAGAAATCGAGCCGCGGAAACCAGCCAGTAATTTGG GATTATCATGTTATTCTACTACACAAAAGCCCCACGGAGCAAAGCTTTATTTATGACTTAGACACCACCCTTCCCTTTCCCTGTCAATTTGATGTTTATGTGAAAGAAGCCTTCCAGTCAGAGGAGTTTTTAAAGCCAGCTTTCTGGAG GAAATTCAGAGTTATTCCTGCAGACACATACCTGAAGAAGTTTGCTTCTGATCGGTCACATATGAAAGATGCCACTGGGGCTTGGCGAATGCCTCCACCTCCATACCCCTGTATAGAAACAGCAG aATCAAAGATGAACCTTGATGACTTCATCTGCATGGACTCCCATGTGGGATGTGGAAATGTCTACACTCTAACTGAATTTGTTCACCAGTTTGGGAAGATGTAA
- the ntaq1 gene encoding protein N-terminal glutamine amidohydrolase isoform X3 translates to MIEENVWKLCEHVKIQNEGTFDHIYAVFISNERRMIPIWRQKSSRGNQPVIWDYHVILLHKSPTEQSFIYDLDTTLPFPCQFDVYVKEAFQSEEFLKPAFWRKFRVIPADTYLKKFASDRSHMKDATGAWRMPPPPYPCIETAESKMNLDDFICMDSHVGCGNVYTLTEFVHQFGKM, encoded by the exons ATGAT TGAGGAAAACGTTTGGAAGCTGTGTGAACATGTCAAAATTCAGAACGAAGGCACCTTCGACCACATTTACGCAGTTTTCATATCCAACGAAAGGAGAATG ATCCCTATTTGGAGACAGAAATCGAGCCGCGGAAACCAGCCAGTAATTTGG GATTATCATGTTATTCTACTACACAAAAGCCCCACGGAGCAAAGCTTTATTTATGACTTAGACACCACCCTTCCCTTTCCCTGTCAATTTGATGTTTATGTGAAAGAAGCCTTCCAGTCAGAGGAGTTTTTAAAGCCAGCTTTCTGGAG GAAATTCAGAGTTATTCCTGCAGACACATACCTGAAGAAGTTTGCTTCTGATCGGTCACATATGAAAGATGCCACTGGGGCTTGGCGAATGCCTCCACCTCCATACCCCTGTATAGAAACAGCAG aATCAAAGATGAACCTTGATGACTTCATCTGCATGGACTCCCATGTGGGATGTGGAAATGTCTACACTCTAACTGAATTTGTTCACCAGTTTGGGAAGATGTAA
- the ntaq1 gene encoding protein N-terminal glutamine amidohydrolase isoform X4 translates to MIPIWRQKSSRGNQPVIWDYHVILLHKSPTEQSFIYDLDTTLPFPCQFDVYVKEAFQSEEFLKPAFWRKFRVIPADTYLKKFASDRSHMKDATGAWRMPPPPYPCIETAESKMNLDDFICMDSHVGCGNVYTLTEFVHQFGKM, encoded by the exons ATG ATCCCTATTTGGAGACAGAAATCGAGCCGCGGAAACCAGCCAGTAATTTGG GATTATCATGTTATTCTACTACACAAAAGCCCCACGGAGCAAAGCTTTATTTATGACTTAGACACCACCCTTCCCTTTCCCTGTCAATTTGATGTTTATGTGAAAGAAGCCTTCCAGTCAGAGGAGTTTTTAAAGCCAGCTTTCTGGAG GAAATTCAGAGTTATTCCTGCAGACACATACCTGAAGAAGTTTGCTTCTGATCGGTCACATATGAAAGATGCCACTGGGGCTTGGCGAATGCCTCCACCTCCATACCCCTGTATAGAAACAGCAG aATCAAAGATGAACCTTGATGACTTCATCTGCATGGACTCCCATGTGGGATGTGGAAATGTCTACACTCTAACTGAATTTGTTCACCAGTTTGGGAAGATGTAA